The Neodiprion lecontei isolate iyNeoLeco1 chromosome 2, iyNeoLeco1.1, whole genome shotgun sequence genome segment ATCGAATACGCCATTGTACAAAAGCCCTTTACCCTTTGCATCGACTCCTGTAAAAATCAATACGAAATTATTCTAAGACCCAAAACTTCTTACTATTTACGATAATTAGTGCAATGTATGTAGCTTCCAGTCCGAACTACCtagtaaaaatgaatttttttatcttcatcaTCCATTTACCTTGATTATATAGTCTTGTTGCAACGACATCGAATGGTTGCATAGTTAAGGCTGGACAAGTACCGCCCACAAAACTAGCCAAAAATGTTAACAAAACTGGATGATCAGGAAATAACTGCAACattaatatatttatgtaaaaataacCAATCAATATGAAATGCTTTGTTATGTGATTATTTAATGCTTGTATACATTTATAGATTTCAACCAGTCCGATGCCAAACTAAACGATGTTAGCTGTGTTGCAGATCCTACAAAAAGTCTGGGAACACCAGCGTTCCACCCACGATAAAAACTTTTGAATCCCCCTTCTCTCCACAAATTTCGGAACGCAGCCCACGTGCTAACGTGACCGTGCTGGTGGCCGACTGCTATAGAAGAAGCAGCTTGAGCTTGTAATTGTGTTTTGACCTAAAAAGATCAGATAATATAAACTCAAAATTGCTGctaatatttgtaatttggCAAGATAAGCTTTCGGATGAATCGACTGAAGGAAACATCTTTGCAAAGATCAATTTGAAAACAGAATATTGCTCATTTACCATGTACAAAGGACTACCAATAATAGATGCCACAGCACCTGCAGTACCAGATATTACTGCGGTCTTTACAATACTGGTTTTTCCATACTTGTTCAAAGTCCATTTGTGCTTTTTTGCAATATTGTAAGTTCCTAGTCGGACTCCATTTAGAACCAGTTGGAATCCAATAGCCGGTATAAAGCCGGCTTGTAGAGCAAAAATTCCTTCATGCTTAGCAACAATGTAAGCAGCATGAA includes the following:
- the LOC107216605 gene encoding solute carrier family 25 member 35 — its product is MTTTSPQSSSKKLPGVEFALGGMAAMGAGCFTNPIDVIKIRLQLQGELATRGTYKKLYKNTIHAAYIVAKHEGIFALQAGFIPAIGFQLVLNGVRLGTYNIAKKHKWTLNKYGKTSIVKTAVISGTAGAVASIIGSPLYMVKTQLQAQAASSIAVGHQHGHVSTWAAFRNLWREGGFKSFYRGWNAGVPRLFVGSATQLTSFSLASDWLKSINLFPDHPVLLTFLASFVGGTCPALTMQPFDVVATRLYNQGVDAKGKGLLYNGVFDALIKIAKKEGIYGLYKGTFPTWLRIAPHTVLCLVFYDELDKFYTKLTSESQ